ACAAAGGTACGAAACTTTTCCCAATCCTTGATTTTGCCGCTCTGCTGAGATGCTTTTCTCTGTTTGGATTTGACATCACCTGTTTCGGCTTTACGCTGAAACCACAAGTTAATTGTGTTGCGACTGATATTGAACAGAAGGCTTGCCTCACACTTTTTGAGTCCATCTAATTCAATCGCTTGCATAACTTTTTGCCGGAAATCGTCACTATAAGCTTTTGCCATTGGCATGAGGTAGATGCAATGCTAACTCTTATAGTCTACGTCCTAATCTTTCTGGCTATGGCTATAATACTCAATGGCTGCGTCAAAAAAATATTTGTAGATGGCTACTTCGTTACAGCCATTGAGTATCGTTACTAAGCAGTTTTACTTTTGGACTTTGTTTTTTGTTCTGGAATAGCCGAGGTAGATTGTAGCTCGGCTTTACGTTTTTCCCATTCCAGAACTGTGCGAATTACAACTTGTGACCAAGATTCGTAAGCCATAAGTACCATTATTCGTTAATTTGAGAATAGCGAAAGTTGAATTTTTTTTTGTTCATTGCAAGCAATCGCGGGAAATCAAAATGTTTTGAGAGAACAAAATGTCAAAAGTAGTGTAAATGCTGGAAATGAAGGGGTGACAAAGGAATTATCTATTGTTTTCAGTTAAGACGAGTATTCCAAGTTTTGAAATACACAGAGGTGAGACAATTGCTTTGTAATTTTTTTACAAAATATGCTTTTTAAACTTGCAATTTGTCCCCCTCTTATTAATATGCAGTAATATTTAGCAAACAAGATGGAGGAAATATTCATCCTAGTTACTAGTTATGCTCGCGCGTGCTAATTCATGCAGATGTCACTTAAAAGATTGCGATCGCAGCTCCTGGGGTAGAACTGAGTAACTAAAGGAATTAAGCCAACTATGAGAACGAACAACTAACTATCAAACCTATAACTCCTATAAGTTCTACGTCAATCAAATGGAAGTAAATGACAGGAGCCACTAACTTCTGATGACTGTTGTTGGCTTAAACTCTGTAGTTCTTCTATACTAAGTCCTCGTAACTCGTCAATATATTGACGCATAGTTTCTAGAAACTGCTGAAACCGAGGACATTTGTGGCATATTGTACTTTTCCCTGGTGTTATACAGTTACATTCAAAATGTGGTCTTTCATTAAATCGACGTTTGCAATCCTTACATATATAC
This window of the Nostoc sp. HK-01 genome carries:
- a CDS encoding putative transposase is translated as MPMAKAYSDDFRQKVMQAIELDGLKKCEASLLFNISRNTINLWFQRKAETGDVKSKQRKASQQSGKIKDWEKFRTFVKQYRIKPRVKWHSCGVGRLANARFPGH